The Cygnus atratus isolate AKBS03 ecotype Queensland, Australia chromosome 12, CAtr_DNAZoo_HiC_assembly, whole genome shotgun sequence genome has a segment encoding these proteins:
- the CDH1 gene encoding cadherin-1, whose product MGRQRGSLAPLCFPLLLLLQVGGRRCDEAAPCQPGFAAETFTFTVPRDSVAAGGVLGRVRFSGCGGRSQAVYVPDDTRFEVDEDGIIQTKQPLQLHGRKIHFSVSALDATGKRHSAWVTVEKRRWRQHHRHSYQDGVPYMLTFPESGPGLRRQKRDWVIPPISCLENHRGPFPMKLVQIKSNKDKETKVFYSITGQGADSPPVGVFTIERETGWLEVTQPLDREEIGKYVLFSHAVSANGQPVEDPMEIIITVTDQNDNKPVFTKQVFVGYIEENAKPGTSVMTVNATDADDAVNVDNGIISYSIVSQEPPRPHHQMFTIDPQKGVISVLGTGLDRETTPNYTLIVQATDQEGKGLSTTATAVIEVTDANDNIPVFDPNMYEGTVDENEVGLEVARLHVTDQDMPGSPAWQAVYRIKSGDQDGAFSIATDPNTNDGILRTAKGLDYETRSRYDLVVTVENKVPLSVSLGLSSASVLVLVRDVNEPPVFVPPVKRVEVSEDLPVGHEVTSYTAQDPDKDQRNKITYRMGSDPAGWLAIHPENGIVTAVQPLDRESVHAINSTYKAIVLAVDNGVPDATGTGTLLLHLQDVNDNGPTPEPRIFDICSRQPEEQTLTIVDKDLPPNTYPFEAALEHGSSTNWTVKVSGQDSLVLKLHKELEPGEYSIFLRLTDSQGKAQVTQVKAQVCECEGAAKNCERRAFIASGLGVPAILGILGGILALLILLLLLLLFVRRRKVVKEPLLPPEDDMRDNVYHYDEEGGGEEDQDYDLSQLHRGLDARPEVIRNDVAPPLMAAPQYRPRPANPDEIGNFIDENLKAADTDPTAPPYDSLLVFDYEGSGSEAVSLSSLNSSDSDQDQDYDYLNEWGNRFKKLAELYGGGEDDD is encoded by the exons tGAGGTTCTCAGGCTGCGGCGGGCGGTCGCAGGCCGTGTACGTCCCAGACGACACACGCTTCGAGGTGGACGAGGATGGCATCATCCAGACGAAACAGCCACTGCAGCTCCACGGGCGGAAGATCCACTTCAGCGTCTCTGCCCTGGATGCCACGGGCAAGAGGCACTCGGCCTGGGTGACTGTGGAAAAGCGCAGGTGGCGGCAACATCACCGCCACAGCTACCAG GACGGGGTGCCCTACATGCTCACTTTCCCTGAGTCCGGCCCCGGCCTCCGAAGGCAGAAGAGGGACTGGGTCATCCCCCCCATCAGCTGCCTCGAGAACCACCGGGGGCCCTTCCCCATGAAGCTGGTGCAG ATCAAATCCAACAAGGACAAGGAGACCAAGGTTTTCTACAGCATCACGGGGCAGGGGGCGGACAGCCCCCCCGTGGGCGTCTTCACCATCGAGCGTGAGACGGGGTGGCTGGAGGTGACGCAGCCGCTGGACCGCGAGGAGATCGGGAAATATGTC CTCTTCTCCCATGCAGTGTCGGCCAACGGGCAGCCCGTGGAGGACCCGATGGAGATCATCATCACGGTGACAGACCAGAACGACAACAAGCCCGTCTTCACCAAGCAGGTCTTCGTCGGCTACATCGAGGAGAACGCGAAGCCGg GCACCTCCGTGATGACCGTGAACGCCACGGACGCGGACGACGCAGTGAATGTGGACAACGGCATCATCAGCTACTCCATCGTCAGCCAGGAGCCGCCGCGCCCGCACCACCAGATGTTCACCATCGACCCCCAGAAGGGCGTCATCAGCGTCCTCGGCACGGGGCTGGACCGGGAG ACCACCCCCAACTACACGCTGATCGTCCAGGCCACGGACCAGGAGGGCAAGGGGCTGTCCACCACCGCCACGGCCGTCATCGAGGTCACGGATGCCAACGACAACATTCCCGTCTTCGACCCCAACATG TACGAGGGGACGGTGGATGAGAACGaggtggggctggaggtggccaGGCTGCACGTGACGGACCAGGACATGCCGGGCTCCCCGGCCTGGCAAGCCGTCTACCGCATCAAGAGTGGAGACCAGGACGGCGCCTTCAGCATCGCCACCGACCCCAACACCAACGACGGCATCCTGAGAACCGCCAAG GGCCTGGACTACGAGACCAGGAGCCGCTACGACCTCGTGGTGACTGTGGAGAACAAAGTCCCCCTCTCCGTGTCCCTCGGGCTCTCCTCGGCCAGCGTCCTGGTGCTCGTCAGGGATGTGAACGAGCCCCCCGTCTTCGTGCCCCCTGTCAAGAGGGTGGAGGTGTCGGAGGACCTGCCGGTGGGGCACGAGGTCACATCCTACACAGCCCAGGACCCCGACAAGGATCAGAGGAACAAAATCAC GTACCGCATGGGCAGCGACCCCGCGGGGTGGCTGGCCATCCACCCCGAGAACGGCATCGTCACGGCCGTCCAGCCGCTGGACCGGGAGTCGGTGCACGCCATCAACAGCACCTACAAGGCCATCGTCCTGGCCGTGGACAACG gggtGCCGGACGCAACTGGCACGGGGacgctgctgctgcacctccaGGATGTGAACGACAACGGGCCCACGCCGGAGCCCCGGATCTTCGACATCTGCAGCCGGCAGCCTGAGGAGCAGACGCTGACCATCGTCGACAAGGACCTGCCCCCAAACACGTACCCCTTCGAGGCAGCGCTGGAGCACGGCTCCAGCACCAACTGGACCGTCAAGGTGTCCGGCCAAG ACTCGCTGGTCCTGAAACTGCATAAGGAGCTGGAGCCGGGGGAGTACAGCATCTTCCTGAGGCTGACGGACAGCCAGGGCAAGGCGCAGGTGACACAAGTCAAAGCCCAGGTGTGCGAGTGTGAAGGGGCAGCCAAAAACTGTGAGCGGAGAGCATTCATCGCCAGCGGCCTGGGTGTTCCTGCAATTCTGGGCATCCTGGGGGGCATCCTGGCGCTGCTGA tcctgctgctgctgctgctgctctttgtgaggaggaggaaggtggtgAAGGAGCCACTGCTGCCGCCCGAGGACGACATGCGGGACAATGTCTACCACTACGACGAGGAGGGTGGCGGCGAGGAGGACCAG GACTATGACCTGAGCCAGCTGCACCGCGGCCTGGATGCCCGCCCCGAGGTGATCCGCAACGATGTGGCCCCCCCGCTGATGGCAGCCCCCCAGtaccggccccggcccgccaACCCCGATGAGATCGGAAACTTCATCGATGAG aACCTGAAGGCGGCTGACACAGACCCCACGGCCCCCCCCTACGACTCCCTGCTGGTGTTCGACTACGAAGGCAGCGGTTCGGAGGCCGTCTCGCTCAGCTCCCTCAACTCCTCCGACTCTGACCAGGACCAGGACTACGACTACCTCAACGAATGGGGCAACCGCTTCAAGAAGCTGGCGGAGCTCTACGGCGGCGGGGAGGATGACGACTAG